The sequence ATGCCACCGCCGGCTCCAAGCAGAGAATGAATGCGTGGCACAGCGTGCGCGCGGCAACTCCTTGGTGATTTCCAGCGATGATTCAACGCAACAAAAGCGATTTGGACTGCGTGCTTACGCAGGAACGCTCGTGCGTCGAACTAGGCGGGAGGGCCGCGAGGACGTGCCGTGGATCGATGCGTAGAGACATCAACTCGGGCGTAAAGAAGGGAGGCCTCATCAATCGACAACTCCGCGAGTGGCGGTGTCAAATCGACCGTGGTGAAACCGGTGGGAGCTCCCAAGGATTGACAGAGAAAGCAATCATGCGAGTCATGATCATGACCTGACGACGAAGATCCTGACTGCTTTGCATCGTCGCCTTCAACCGGCCGGCTAGCAGCGTCACGATGATGGCAACAGTGCGAGCAGGAACCGTTCTCGTTCGCTGCTGGAGCGGTCTCAACCGACGCGTGTCCATCGCATGAGCCGACGTGCAACCACACCGGGGCTTGCCCAAGGGCAACCACGCTGCAAAGCAGAATCGGCAAGACGGATCGGACCAGCGACGTCATGTTTGACTATCGAGCGACGGAATTTCGTAGAGATGCAGACGGTCCGACCAAGGAATCTAGCGGGTTTTACGATGACCACCAAAAAACGGTTCGTCAAGCCAGAAGGCGAAATTTCAAGCGCTTTCCTCAGGTCCATTGCCGCGTGCAAGCAATCTGCCGGTCCTAGCGACCCACCTCGGTCTCGCCGCAATCTTGTCGCCAGCCTACTGCGGTTCCCCGAGGCAATATGTGAGCTTGCAACGCGAGCAGCGGTTGGCAGGTTACTGCTCGCTGTTGCGTGACACGGCCTGTTGAGTGCCGAGACTCAGGCGTAGTAGACCGTGTAGAGCGTTTGGTCCTGGAACACTGTCGCCGCATTGAGGGTCAGCACCGCGAGATTGTCGTTGTAGATCGCAGTTCCGAGATGCGAGTAGATGGTCTCGTTTTCCTTGAAGAACGAGTCGGAGATATCCAGGTCTCCGCCATTCGCATTGAAGATGGCTCCACCGTGCACATCGGCCTGGTTGAACATCCAATTGGTATCCACGACTACCGTGGTTCCTGAGTTGTACATCGCACCACCCCGATGTCCGCTGACGTTGTTGATCAGCACGGAATCCAGGATCGACACGTGCCCGCTCGCCACGTGCAAACCACCGCCGTTGTTACCTGCGGTATTGCGATCGATGCGGCTACTTACAAGGTCCAGCGAGTTTCCATCAAAGAAAATGCCGCCGCCGTCGTTTCCGCTGACATTGTCTTTGAACTTCGTGTCCGTGATGACAGCGTTGGAATCACCGAGGATGCTGGCGCCACCACCATCTCCTTGGCTGACCAAATTTTGAACAATTCGGCTATCGTCAATCGTCAAAGAACTGTCAAAGGCAAACAACCCACCACCGGCAGATCGAGTCGAGTTGTCCACGATCAGGGTATCGCTGATCTGCACGTTGGAGAAGTTTTCAATGTAAAGGCCACCACCTCCGCTTTGTGACGTGTTGCCCGCGATGTCTGAATCTCTGATCTCAGCGACGCTGTTGTCGATCAGGATTCCGCCCGCGTCATTGGATGCATGGTTCCCCGCGATGCGAGTCCCCACAAACTCAGCGTTTGAATCAATGACAATCACTCCACCCGCGTTGCCTTCGGTCGCTGAGTTGTTCAGCAGACGCGAATCATTCACGTCGAGATTGACTTGAAACGCGAAGATCGCGCCGCCCGCAAAGCGAGCTTGGTTGGTTTGCATCACCGAGTCCTGAATGTCGACCGTGGATCCGACCGCATGAATGCCACCGCCGGAACTTCCCGAAACGTTGTCGTTGACTCGGCTATCTAAGAGAGTGACGCTGCTTTGCTCCACAAACAGGCCTCCGCCATCGACGCTGGCAGAGTTGCCAGAAACGTTGCTGTCGATGAAGGTGGCATCGCTGTTGCCGAGCACTGAGATCGCGCCGCCACTGCCCTCAGCGGTTTCGTTGCCTGTGAGAGCGGAGTCGATCACAGTGACCGAACTGTCAAATGAGAACACACCACCACTCCCGTATCGTGCCGAGTTATTACGAATTCGCGAATCGGTGAGGCTGACGGTTGCTCCCCGCTCGACGAAGATTCCGCCACCTGCACCTCCTGCGGCGTTGTCCTCGATGTCCGTTCCAGAGATCGACAGAAGTGCATCTTCGGCGAAGATCGCTCCGCCGCGGTTGCCGGCTTCGTTGTCCTTCAGCACGGAATCGACAATGGTGACTGGCGCGTTAGCGATCGAGCGAATCGCGCCGCCGTCACCAAACGTGGAAGTGTTGTTCTTCAGCACGGAGTCTTGGATGGTCAGCGAACCCGAGTTGAAGATGGCACCACCAGCGAATTTCGCGACGTTGTTGGTCAGCACTGAATCGATGATCGTCAGGTCGCCCTGGTTTTCGATGGCACCGGCGATGTCAGCGGAGCCGCCTGTGAGCTTGAGTTCTCGGAGGCTGACTTGGCTACCAGGCGAAACGAAAATCCCACGACGTTGCGATCCAGATTGTTGGCTGGAATCTAGGGTTGCAGTACCACCTGTGCCGTGCAGTTCTACTTGGCCGGTGGAGTCCTGAATGACCAATGCAGAATTCAATTCGTAATTCCCGGCCGGAATTTCGATCACATCGTCACCCGGCGTGCTAGCGGCAATGACGATGGCTTCTCGAATGCTGGTGACGCCATCGTTTGGATCACTAACATCCGTGGTGGTATCGACGATGACCGCCAAAAGCCGCCGGCTTTCCATCAATTCAAGCTTCAGTCGACGTCGTCGTTGAGGTTGACTGAGTTTGGCTTCCGTGGCGGTTCGTCGAAAAAGACGCTGCGAGATTTGCATAAAAATCCAATTCTTTGCAAAGAGGGGAGTGGGGACAACTCTTGGATCAAACGTATCGGCGTGGGTTTCAGGAGTCAACAAAAACGGAGCGTTTCACAACCACGCGTGATTGCGTTGATAGCGAGGTCATCTGCAAGCAAAGCGATTCGCTGAAGCGTTTTAAAATGAAGCTCAATCAGAACAGTTGACGGTGTCAACGTTCACGCATAAAGTTGACACTGTCAACGTTCAGGAGAATTCAGATGTCGAGTTCAGGATCGATAGGTGCGAGTGCACTCGGAGATGGCTTCGCTTCGCTGAGTGAATCGCTGCATGGTTTGATGCATGCTCACCGGCGGCAGCTTCGGGAGGGCGTTCGGCGTCACGGAATTGAAGTGCCCGTCACTCACCTGCGAGTTTTGAAATGCATTCGCAATTGCCCTGACAGCACGGCACGTTCCATCACGCAAAAGATGGAGATGGACAAGGCGCAGTTGGCTCGTGTGTTGAACGATTTGTCGCAGTGGGAATACGTTCGCAAGAAAGAGAACCCGGCGGATCGCCGAAGCCAGTTTCTTTCTCTGTCACCATCGGGAAAACGCTTGCTGAAGAAATTGGATCGGTGCGAACAGGAGGCTGCGGCGGAGATGACTGGTGGCTTGAGCGAGAGACAGATCCAGTCATTCATGCGAATCGCACAATCGATGATTGCGTCTCAACGTCAGGATTCGTAGTCGCGTTTTTCTGCACGATTGTTTCTGCGTGAAAGCGTTGGCTGAATTGAATTTGCAAACAGAGTGCTGCGGCGAAGGGTCGCCTCGCACGGTTACGTATCGGAAGTTAGGAATCATGGCAAAACGGCCTGTTCGAGAATTGGAAGTGATCCGCTCGGTCCCGCTCAGCAAACACATGCTGCGGATTACCTTGGGAGGCGACGCGATGGCAGAGTTCCCAGCAGATCAAGAAAGTGCCTACGTGAAGCTGGTGTTTCCGCAGGAAGACGACCAGCGTCCGTTGATGCGAAGTTACACCGTGCGAAAGCAACGGCCAGGCGAGATCGACCTGGATGTTGTTCTGCACGATCCCTCCGGGCCGGCTTGCACATGGGCACGCTCAGCATCCGTCGGCGACCGCGTGATGGTCGGAGGCCCCGGGCCGAAGAAGTTGATCGAGCCGGACGCGGATTGGTTTCTATTGGCGGGCGATCTATCCGCTCTGCCCGCGATCAGCGTCAACTTGGAACAGCTGCCATCGGCCGCGGTGGGTCACGCTGTGATTGAAGTTCCAAGCGAAGATGCGATTCTTGACATCGATCACCCGGACGGTGTGCGTTTGCACTGGGAAGTGAACCCGCGGCTCGAAGCGGACCGAGAGTTCCTGGCATCCAAGGTCCGTGCCTTGGATTGGCATGAAGGACGCGTCAGCGTTTGGGCGGCGTGCGAATTCAATAGCATGCGATTTCTGAGACACTATTTGTGCGACGAGAAATCGGTGCCAGCAAGCAATCTGTATCTCTCCAGCTACTGGAAGTTGGGGCAGTCAGACGAGGGGCACAAGGAAGCCAAGCGACTGGACAACGAACAACGATCCTGACTCATGCGACTGCATCCTATGCTGGGCTCATTTAGTCCTTTGGAGGCTGAAGTTTGCTTTATCCCGCAGCATGACGTTCTCAAATTTACATTGATTCTCAAAAGACAATCTATCCACGTTCAGCCGAAAGAGGGAGTGCCATGACTCGATTCGCCATCACATCCGCCAGCGGCCAATTGGGCGCTGCGATCACGAAAGCGACGATTGAATTGGTTGGCCAAGGACGCGGTCGTTGGGCTGGCTCGTACTCCTGCCAAAGCAGAGTCGCTCGGCGTGGAGATTCGACCGGGCGACTACGAGCAACCGGACCAACTTCGGCAATCACTGGACGGCGTGGACACCGTTCTGCTGGTTTCGGGAATGGACTCGCCGGAAAAAAGAATTGGCCAGCATCGCAATGTCATCGAAGCCGCGAAGAATGCGGGCGTGACGAAGATTGTCTACACCAGCATTCAGGTTGCGGAGAGCGGCACCGCCTTCTCGCCGATTGTTCAAAGCAATCGCCAAACGGAAGCCGACATTCGCGAAAGCGGTCTGGACTGGGTGATCGGCAGGAACGGAATCTACATCGAGCCTGACGTTGACTACATGGACGAATACAAACAGCGTGGTGAGATCGCGAATTGTGCGGGCGGTGGCAAATGTGGCTACACCACACGCCCGGAACTTGCGACTGCCTACGCTCACATGATGACGGAATCCCACCACAACGGGAACACCTACAACTTGCACGGGCAGGCCATCACACAAAGCCAGCTGACCGATTATCTCAATCAGACCTTCGGGACCGATTTGTCTTACCGCGACATGACGGTGGAGGAATATCGCAAGGATCGCACAGAGGAACTGGGCGATTTC is a genomic window of Rhodopirellula halodulae containing:
- a CDS encoding DUF2946 family protein; the encoded protein is MTSLVRSVLPILLCSVVALGQAPVWLHVGSCDGHASVETAPAANENGSCSHCCHHRDAASRPVEGDDAKQSGSSSSGHDHDSHDCFLCQSLGAPTGFTTVDLTPPLAELSIDEASLLYARVDVSTHRSTARPRGPPA
- a CDS encoding MarR family winged helix-turn-helix transcriptional regulator, coding for MSSSGSIGASALGDGFASLSESLHGLMHAHRRQLREGVRRHGIEVPVTHLRVLKCIRNCPDSTARSITQKMEMDKAQLARVLNDLSQWEYVRKKENPADRRSQFLSLSPSGKRLLKKLDRCEQEAAAEMTGGLSERQIQSFMRIAQSMIASQRQDS
- a CDS encoding siderophore-interacting protein, with translation MAKRPVRELEVIRSVPLSKHMLRITLGGDAMAEFPADQESAYVKLVFPQEDDQRPLMRSYTVRKQRPGEIDLDVVLHDPSGPACTWARSASVGDRVMVGGPGPKKLIEPDADWFLLAGDLSALPAISVNLEQLPSAAVGHAVIEVPSEDAILDIDHPDGVRLHWEVNPRLEADREFLASKVRALDWHEGRVSVWAACEFNSMRFLRHYLCDEKSVPASNLYLSSYWKLGQSDEGHKEAKRLDNEQRS
- a CDS encoding NAD(P)H-binding protein, which codes for MNWLAKDAVVGLARTPAKAESLGVEIRPGDYEQPDQLRQSLDGVDTVLLVSGMDSPEKRIGQHRNVIEAAKNAGVTKIVYTSIQVAESGTAFSPIVQSNRQTEADIRESGLDWVIGRNGIYIEPDVDYMDEYKQRGEIANCAGGGKCGYTTRPELATAYAHMMTESHHNGNTYNLHGQAITQSQLTDYLNQTFGTDLSYRDMTVEEYRKDRTEELGDFMGTVIAGIYEGIRNGALDNESHFANAAGCSHQTWEDDFRSVANSVA